The Providencia sp. PROV188 genome includes a region encoding these proteins:
- the aphA gene encoding acid phosphatase AphA — MKKITLTLSAIVLALSFTATSQAKIPMPETVSTGVTVAELAAQQPVHWVSVEQIKQSLEGKAPMAVGFDIDDTVLFSSPGFYRGKLEFSPNDFSYLKNPQFWEKMNNEWDKFSMPKQVGIDLVKMHLERGDKVYFITGRTQTKTETVTQYVQEGLRIPADKMNSVIFAGDEPGKNNKVSWMRDHKLTIYYGDADADIAAAHELDIRGIRILRASNSSYQPLPKAGRFGEEVVINSEY; from the coding sequence ATGAAGAAAATCACACTAACGCTAAGTGCAATTGTATTAGCGCTGAGTTTTACGGCAACATCTCAAGCCAAAATTCCAATGCCAGAAACAGTCAGTACTGGAGTGACAGTTGCGGAATTAGCGGCACAACAACCGGTTCATTGGGTCTCTGTTGAGCAAATTAAACAGAGTTTAGAAGGTAAAGCACCAATGGCGGTGGGTTTTGATATTGATGACACCGTTTTATTCTCAAGCCCAGGTTTTTACCGTGGAAAACTTGAATTCTCCCCAAATGATTTTAGCTACCTGAAAAACCCTCAATTCTGGGAAAAAATGAATAATGAGTGGGATAAATTCAGTATGCCAAAACAAGTGGGCATCGATTTAGTTAAAATGCACTTAGAACGCGGTGATAAAGTTTACTTTATTACAGGTCGTACACAGACTAAAACTGAAACTGTGACTCAATATGTGCAAGAAGGCTTAAGAATTCCTGCAGATAAAATGAATTCAGTCATTTTCGCTGGTGATGAACCCGGTAAAAATAATAAAGTAAGCTGGATGCGTGACCATAAATTAACTATCTATTATGGTGATGCTGATGCGGATATTGCTGCGGCTCATGAGTTAGATATTCGTGGGATTCGTATTCTCCGAGCTTCAAACTCCTCTTACCAACCGTTGCCAAAAGCAGGTCGCTTTGGTGAGGAAGTTGTTATCAATTCCGAATATTAA
- the ldtD gene encoding L,D-transpeptidase, with protein MAKRRVKALQISVLCGLMAMQFPAFSAAENTQQNSMEIQQPQSVVAEEVSKVTAKESLEKLNASLPVETKLVFADQLAKIYADRQMQLLWQDETAISQFQQQLAELALAGFQPQFSEWLVSLENSQLSEMGRDAILSDAMLGYLQYLSSVESTGQYWLYTSRPYKIIAPTAAQMKPWLEAESEHRLGEWVKAQAPKHAMYQPMRKEMLKQLALPEDTLEITSTKALKPGQASDDVITLREILVRDGLLEASAVGEAVDASAPPEEINKVTANARVYSDDLVDAVKKFQLQYGLEADGVIGKGTRVWLNMQPKQKAGLMALNIQRLRIVPESSGTGILVNIPAYTLDFYLNNDIILDSKVIVGRADRKTPIMSSALNNVVINPPWSVPTSLARKDIAPKGKMDPSYFSRKGYTVYSGWGQDAYEIDPYTIDWENITPANFPYRIRQAPGSSNSLGRYKFNMPSSDAIYLHDTPNHSLFNKNARAISSGCVRVNKASELATILLGDAGWAQTRIDGALKEGSTRYVNIPDRIPVYLYYQTAWVDKDDQPQYRADIYQYDGSIGNAEKYLPAIKVILK; from the coding sequence ATGGCAAAGAGAAGAGTGAAAGCTCTGCAGATCTCAGTATTATGTGGGCTGATGGCGATGCAGTTCCCTGCATTTTCCGCAGCAGAAAATACGCAGCAAAACAGTATGGAAATTCAACAACCTCAATCAGTTGTTGCTGAAGAGGTGAGTAAAGTCACGGCAAAAGAGAGCTTGGAAAAGCTTAACGCATCTTTGCCTGTAGAAACAAAATTGGTGTTTGCGGACCAGTTGGCAAAAATTTATGCAGACAGGCAAATGCAATTGTTATGGCAAGATGAAACGGCAATTAGCCAGTTTCAACAGCAATTAGCGGAGCTTGCCTTAGCGGGTTTCCAACCTCAATTTAGCGAATGGTTAGTTTCATTGGAAAATAGCCAGCTGAGCGAAATGGGGCGTGATGCTATTTTATCCGACGCTATGTTGGGGTATTTACAATATCTTTCTTCTGTTGAGTCAACGGGACAATATTGGTTATACACCAGCCGTCCTTATAAAATTATCGCACCAACTGCAGCACAAATGAAACCGTGGTTAGAGGCTGAATCTGAACATCGCCTGGGTGAGTGGGTGAAGGCTCAAGCACCGAAACACGCGATGTATCAGCCGATGCGCAAAGAGATGCTAAAACAGCTCGCATTGCCGGAAGATACGTTAGAAATTACAAGTACAAAGGCATTAAAACCGGGTCAAGCCAGTGATGATGTCATTACGCTCCGTGAGATTTTAGTGCGAGATGGATTATTGGAAGCCTCTGCGGTTGGTGAAGCCGTTGATGCATCCGCACCGCCAGAAGAGATCAATAAAGTCACCGCCAATGCCCGTGTGTATAGTGATGACTTAGTGGATGCAGTGAAAAAATTTCAGCTTCAATATGGTTTAGAAGCTGACGGTGTGATTGGTAAAGGCACGCGTGTTTGGCTCAATATGCAGCCAAAACAAAAAGCGGGGCTGATGGCACTGAATATTCAGCGTTTACGGATTGTGCCGGAAAGTAGTGGTACAGGAATCTTGGTGAATATTCCTGCGTACACATTGGATTTTTATCTGAATAACGACATCATTTTGGATTCGAAAGTGATTGTTGGGCGTGCAGATCGTAAAACGCCAATTATGAGCAGCGCACTGAATAATGTGGTGATTAACCCACCTTGGAGTGTGCCAACCAGTTTGGCGCGCAAGGATATTGCGCCGAAAGGTAAAATGGATCCAAGCTACTTTAGCCGCAAAGGCTATACGGTTTATTCAGGTTGGGGGCAAGATGCTTATGAAATCGACCCTTATACAATCGACTGGGAAAATATTACTCCAGCGAATTTCCCTTATCGCATTCGTCAAGCACCAGGCTCAAGTAACTCTTTAGGGCGTTATAAGTTTAATATGCCAAGCTCAGATGCGATTTATTTGCATGATACACCGAACCATAGTTTGTTTAATAAAAATGCCAGAGCAATTAGTTCAGGCTGTGTTCGTGTAAATAAGGCTAGTGAGCTAGCGACGATATTATTAGGTGACGCAGGTTGGGCTCAGACTCGCATTGATGGGGCATTAAAAGAAGGTTCAACACGTTATGTGAATATTCCTGACCGTATTCCTGTGTACCTTTACTATCAAACTGCGTGGGTTGATAAAGATGACCAACCGCAATACCGGGCTGATATTTATCAATATGATGGCAGTATTGGTAATGCAGAAAAATATCTGCCTGCAATCAAAGTAATTTTAAAATAG
- the mukF gene encoding chromosome partition protein MukF, whose product MSDFSQTVPELVSWARKNDFAISLPAERLAFLLAVAVLNSERVNGEMSEGELVDAFREVCKGFEQTTESLAVRANNAINDMVRQKIFNRFASDIVEGNAIYRLTPLGIGISDYYIRQREFSTLRLSMQLSIVAGELQRAAESAEEGGDEFYWHRHVFAPLKYSVAEIFDSIDLSQRIMDEQQNSVKDDIAALLNQDWQAAIANCEQLLSETSGTLRELQDTLEAAGDKLQANLLRIQEANMNAPQFSEMVDRLIFDLQNKLDRIVSWGQQSIDLWIGYDRHVHKFIRTAIDMDKNRIFSQRLRQSVQQYLDSPWALTYANADRLFDMRDEELALHDQEVMGELPPDLEFEEFSELNDQLAALIEAQLAFYKTDNKPLDVSHVLQSYLTQYPQKRHFDVARIIIDQAVKLGIAEADLAGLPAEWRAINDHGAKVQAHVIDKY is encoded by the coding sequence ATGAGTGATTTTTCCCAGACCGTCCCTGAACTCGTGTCTTGGGCACGAAAAAATGATTTTGCGATTTCCCTACCCGCAGAGCGCCTAGCATTTTTGCTGGCCGTCGCAGTACTTAACAGTGAGCGGGTGAACGGTGAAATGAGTGAAGGGGAGCTGGTGGATGCGTTTCGAGAAGTGTGCAAAGGCTTCGAACAAACCACCGAATCACTGGCTGTCAGAGCGAACAACGCCATCAACGACATGGTTCGCCAAAAAATATTTAACCGCTTTGCCAGCGACATTGTCGAAGGAAATGCGATTTATCGCCTAACGCCACTCGGCATTGGCATTAGTGATTACTATATTCGTCAACGCGAATTTTCGACATTAAGATTGTCGATGCAGTTATCGATTGTCGCGGGAGAGCTACAACGTGCAGCGGAATCAGCCGAAGAAGGTGGTGATGAATTTTATTGGCACCGCCATGTTTTTGCGCCATTAAAATATTCAGTCGCTGAAATTTTTGACAGTATTGACCTGTCACAGCGAATTATGGACGAGCAACAAAACAGCGTTAAAGATGATATTGCTGCACTTTTAAACCAAGACTGGCAGGCAGCGATTGCCAACTGTGAACAGCTACTTTCTGAAACGTCCGGTACATTAAGAGAATTGCAAGACACGTTAGAAGCAGCTGGCGATAAGCTACAGGCAAACTTACTGCGTATTCAAGAAGCGAATATGAATGCGCCGCAGTTCTCGGAAATGGTCGACCGACTAATCTTTGATTTGCAAAACAAGCTAGACCGTATTGTGAGCTGGGGGCAGCAATCCATTGATTTATGGATTGGTTACGACCGACATGTTCACAAATTTATCCGTACAGCGATTGATATGGATAAAAACCGTATATTTTCTCAACGTTTACGTCAATCTGTACAGCAGTACCTCGATAGCCCTTGGGCACTCACCTATGCCAATGCGGATAGGCTTTTTGATATGCGTGATGAGGAGCTGGCACTTCATGATCAAGAAGTGATGGGGGAACTCCCACCTGATCTGGAATTTGAAGAGTTCAGTGAACTTAATGACCAATTAGCGGCGTTAATCGAAGCGCAACTTGCGTTCTATAAAACGGATAACAAACCGCTGGATGTCAGTCACGTATTACAGAGTTATCTGACGCAATACCCGCAGAAACGCCATTTTGATGTTGCGCGTATTATTATCGATCAGGCTGTAAAACTAGGTATCGCAGAGGCTGATCTGGCGGGATTACCGGCAGAATGGCGCGCTATTAATGATCACGGAGCCAAGGTACAGGCACATGTCATCGACAAATATTGA
- a CDS encoding MBL fold metallo-hydrolase translates to MKYTIIPVTPFMQNCQVIWDETSMNAVIVDPGGEAEKLIAAIESRGLTLTKILLTHGHSDHIGASAPLAKHFGVPIYGPQKEDAFWIENLAEQNAMFYIGDCPDFTPDHWLEEGDSITCGNIQFDVLHCPGHTPGHIVFVNHADKLISMGDVLFKGGVGRSDFPRGNHQDLIASIKNKLLPLGDDYHFIPGHGPMSTLGYERISNPFLQDELPVW, encoded by the coding sequence ATGAAATATACTATTATCCCAGTAACCCCGTTTATGCAAAACTGTCAGGTTATCTGGGATGAAACCTCAATGAATGCAGTGATTGTTGATCCTGGTGGTGAGGCTGAAAAGCTGATTGCCGCCATTGAAAGCCGCGGATTAACATTAACAAAAATCTTACTTACCCACGGTCATTCTGACCATATTGGCGCCTCAGCCCCCCTTGCAAAACATTTCGGTGTACCGATTTATGGTCCGCAGAAAGAGGATGCTTTCTGGATTGAAAATCTCGCTGAGCAAAATGCGATGTTTTATATTGGTGATTGCCCTGATTTCACACCAGATCATTGGTTAGAAGAGGGGGATAGCATCACGTGTGGAAATATTCAATTTGATGTGCTGCATTGCCCTGGCCATACACCCGGTCACATTGTTTTTGTGAACCATGCTGACAAACTCATCTCCATGGGCGATGTGTTATTTAAAGGTGGTGTCGGGCGCAGTGATTTCCCGCGTGGTAACCATCAAGACCTTATCGCATCGATTAAAAATAAATTGCTACCTCTTGGTGATGATTATCACTTTATTCCAGGGCATGGTCCTATGTCCACATTAGGGTATGAGCGTATTTCTAATCCTTTCTTACAAGATGAATTACCGGTTTGGTAA
- a CDS encoding YcbK family protein — translation MDMIDQNRRKWLGIGAAAIGLGLLPNHVLAAMSTPRPRILRFQNLNTGEFLKTEFFDGRRYNKSELARLNHLFRDYRCDKVKTIDPKLFDQIYLLQMMMGTNKPVQLISGYRSLETNNALRRKSSGVAKQSYHTRGQAMDFHIEGLQLSNIRKAALKMSAGGVGYYPKSNFIHIDTGPVRTW, via the coding sequence ATGGATATGATTGATCAAAACCGCAGAAAGTGGTTGGGAATTGGTGCTGCCGCAATCGGTCTGGGACTATTACCTAATCATGTACTTGCTGCAATGAGTACACCTCGCCCAAGAATTTTACGTTTTCAAAACTTAAATACAGGTGAGTTTTTAAAGACCGAATTTTTCGATGGTCGCCGTTATAATAAATCTGAATTAGCTCGCTTAAATCACCTTTTCCGTGATTATCGCTGCGATAAAGTGAAAACCATTGATCCTAAATTATTTGACCAAATTTATTTACTGCAAATGATGATGGGAACCAATAAGCCAGTTCAGCTGATTTCAGGTTACCGTTCATTAGAAACGAATAATGCATTGCGTCGTAAGAGCTCTGGTGTGGCTAAACAAAGCTACCATACCCGTGGGCAAGCGATGGATTTCCATATTGAAGGCTTGCAGCTAAGTAACATCCGTAAAGCGGCATTAAAAATGAGTGCTGGCGGTGTGGGCTATTATCCGAAAAGCAATTTCATTCATATCGATACAGGTCCAGTGAGAACATGGTAA
- the cmoM gene encoding tRNA uridine 5-oxyacetic acid(34) methyltransferase CmoM: MADRNFDDIVDKFAKNIYGTTKGKIREAVVWQDLTQLLETRFQGQTLRILDAGGGEGHFSRQLAAMGHQVILCDLSEEMLERASVLADEQGISENISFVHCAVQDIAQHLDEPVDFVLFHAVLEWISDQKYALEQLAEIIRPEGIFSVMFYNANGLVMRNAILGNFHLATPHIQRRRKRSLSPQNPLFPQQVDEWLIGCGMDILGKSGVRVFHDYLQSRQLQQKDFPALLALEQQYCREEPYISMGRYIHVMARKQTQKDDL; encoded by the coding sequence ATGGCAGACCGCAACTTTGATGATATTGTCGATAAATTTGCAAAAAATATTTATGGAACGACAAAAGGAAAAATTCGCGAAGCGGTAGTTTGGCAAGATCTGACCCAGTTACTGGAAACGCGTTTTCAAGGTCAAACATTACGTATATTAGATGCAGGCGGCGGAGAAGGTCATTTTTCTCGTCAATTAGCTGCAATGGGTCATCAGGTTATTCTTTGCGATTTATCCGAAGAAATGTTAGAACGGGCATCGGTGCTTGCTGATGAACAAGGAATTAGCGAGAATATCAGCTTTGTTCACTGCGCAGTTCAAGATATTGCTCAACACCTTGATGAACCAGTTGATTTTGTCTTGTTTCATGCGGTACTTGAATGGATTAGCGACCAGAAATATGCATTAGAGCAACTGGCAGAGATTATCAGGCCGGAAGGCATATTTTCTGTCATGTTCTATAATGCAAATGGCTTGGTGATGCGTAATGCAATTTTAGGTAATTTTCATCTCGCAACTCCTCATATCCAGCGTCGTCGCAAACGTTCATTATCGCCACAGAACCCGCTTTTTCCTCAACAGGTTGATGAGTGGCTTATTGGTTGTGGTATGGATATTTTAGGCAAAAGTGGCGTCAGAGTGTTCCATGATTATTTGCAAAGTAGACAATTACAACAAAAAGACTTTCCAGCGTTATTGGCGCTTGAGCAACAATATTGTCGTGAAGAACCCTATATTAGCATGGGGCGATATATTCATGTCATGGCACGCAAACAAACCCAAAAGGACGATTTATGA
- the mukE gene encoding chromosome partition protein MukE yields the protein MSSTNIEQFMPVKLAQALANPIFPELDSQLRAGRHISIDDLDNHAFLMDFQESLEQFYARYNVELIRAPEGFFYLRPRSSTLIPRSVLSELDMMVGKILCYLYLSPERLTNQGVFTSQELFEELLSLADESKLLKFVNQRSTGSDLDKQKLQEKLRTSLNRLRRLGMVYFLQNDSSKFIINESVFRFGADVRSGDNPQEAQLRMIRDGEAVSLEGELSLRDSDEDETDESQDLADSEEDEQE from the coding sequence ATGTCATCGACAAATATTGAACAATTTATGCCAGTTAAACTGGCTCAAGCACTAGCTAACCCTATTTTTCCTGAGCTGGACAGCCAACTGCGTGCTGGTCGCCATATTAGTATTGATGATCTTGATAATCATGCATTTTTAATGGATTTTCAGGAATCGTTAGAGCAATTTTATGCTCGTTATAATGTTGAACTGATCCGGGCGCCAGAAGGCTTTTTCTATTTGCGTCCTCGCTCAAGCACTTTAATTCCCCGTTCTGTTTTGTCTGAACTGGACATGATGGTGGGTAAAATTCTGTGCTACCTCTATTTGAGTCCTGAGCGTCTAACCAACCAAGGGGTCTTTACCTCTCAAGAGCTGTTTGAAGAATTATTGTCGCTGGCCGACGAAAGCAAATTACTGAAATTTGTTAACCAACGCTCCACAGGTTCAGACCTTGATAAACAAAAATTACAGGAAAAACTGAGAACCTCCTTAAACCGTTTACGCCGTTTAGGTATGGTCTATTTCCTGCAAAATGACTCCAGCAAATTTATTATTAATGAGTCTGTATTCCGCTTTGGTGCGGATGTACGTAGTGGCGATAATCCTCAAGAAGCACAATTACGCATGATCCGTGATGGTGAAGCGGTCTCTCTTGAAGGGGAATTGTCGCTAAGAGACAGTGATGAAGACGAAACGGATGAGAGTCAAGATCTGGCTGACAGTGAAGAGGATGAACAAGAATGA
- the mukB gene encoding chromosome partition protein MukB codes for MIERGKFRSLTLVNWNGFFARTFDLDELVTTLSGGNGAGKSTTMAAFITAMIPDLTLLHFRNTTEAGATSGSRDKGLHGKLRPGVCYAVLDVLNSKHQRVMVGVRLQQVAGRDKKVDIKPFMIQGVPLATVPTEVLTEVFEGRQAKVIPLNDLKERVEKQEGIQFKQFNSITDYHSVLFELGVLPKRLRSAGDRSKYYRLIEASLYGGISSAITRSLRDYLLPENSGVRKAFQDMEAALRENRLTLEAIRVTQSDRDLFKHLISEATDYVSADYMRHSNERRIHLDAALAARNELYSNRKQLRVEQVRSVEMARELNEQNEASTEIEADYQAASDHLNLVQAALRHQEKIDRYQADIEELTYRLEEQSEVVAEATEKHEELDARAQAAEIEVDELKNQLADYQQALDVQQTRAIQYQQALHALNRARELCQLPDLTIENIDEWLETFEAKEQQATEALLALEQKMSVADAAHSQFEQAYQLVKTMLGDVSRGDAYTQARSLLRDWSSQQHLAERVQPLRMQLSELQQHLDSQRNAEKLLSEFCKRYGQSVEPDELDALMAELEILQEELSTGVNESGEKRMQMRQELEQIRQRISQLSAKAPAWIMAQEALTQLNEQSGETFENSTEVTEFMQQLLEQEREITVERDEVAAQRRDLDKQIERLSQPSGAEDGRMLALAERFNGVLLSEIYDDITIEDAAYFSALYGPARHGIVVQDLAVVREQLENLQDCPDDVYFIEGDPSSFDDSVFDAQEFENAVLVRSSERQWRYSRYPELPLFGRAARESHLESLSAERDELAERYATLSFDVQKIQRAHQAFSRFIGQHISVAFEADPEAEIRTLNQKRTELERGLNQFEEQTQQQRQQFAQGKENLLALNRLLPQVNLLMDETLVDRVEEIREELSEAEEAAHFINKHGNNLAKLEPIVTVLLSDPEQHDQLRKDYELAKHTQQNAKQQAFALVEVAQRRAHFSYSDSTGMVNENADLNEKLRQRLEHAEADRTRARELLRQQQAQSTQYHQVLASLRSSFDTKQEMLKELEAEMQEMGVKADPDAQERASIRRDELHQSVMANRSRINQLEKQLTLCEAEMDNLQKRLRKLEKDYYQIREQVVMAKAGWCAVMRLVKDNGVERRLHRRELAYTDGDSLRSMSDKALGALRLAVADNEHLRDVLRMSEDPKHPERKIQFFIAVYQHLRERIRQDIIRTDDPIDAIEQMEIELARLTEELTAREQKLAISSKSVANIIRKTIQREQNRIRMLNQGLQAVAFGQVKGVRLNVNIRESHALLLSVLSEESELHQDLFTSQRLTFSEAMAKLYQRLNPQMDMGQRLPQTIGEELLDYRNYLELEVEVNRGSDGWLKAESGALSTGEAIGTGMSILVMVVQSWEEEARRLRAKDIIPCRLLFLDEAARLDAKSIATLFELCDRLEMQLIIAAPENISPEKGTTYKLVRKVTGNTEHVHVVGLKGFGQDNPAPQALPQ; via the coding sequence ATGATTGAACGCGGAAAATTTCGCTCACTGACGCTGGTGAACTGGAACGGCTTTTTTGCTCGTACTTTTGACCTTGATGAATTAGTTACCACCCTGTCTGGGGGAAATGGTGCGGGTAAATCCACCACCATGGCGGCCTTTATTACCGCCATGATCCCTGACTTAACATTACTGCATTTCCGTAATACCACAGAAGCAGGAGCCACCTCGGGTTCCCGTGATAAAGGTCTACACGGAAAGCTGCGTCCTGGTGTCTGTTATGCCGTACTGGATGTGTTAAACTCTAAACATCAACGAGTTATGGTCGGTGTTCGCTTACAGCAAGTAGCAGGACGCGATAAAAAAGTCGATATCAAACCGTTTATGATCCAAGGCGTGCCATTAGCCACTGTGCCAACGGAAGTATTAACGGAAGTGTTTGAAGGGCGCCAAGCTAAGGTTATTCCGTTGAATGACCTGAAAGAGCGCGTAGAAAAACAAGAAGGCATCCAATTTAAGCAATTTAATTCGATCACGGACTACCACTCAGTATTATTTGAATTGGGTGTACTGCCAAAACGCCTGCGTTCAGCGGGCGATCGTAGTAAATATTACCGTTTGATTGAAGCTTCCTTATATGGCGGGATTTCCAGTGCAATCACTCGTTCACTACGTGATTATTTATTACCGGAAAACAGCGGTGTACGTAAAGCATTCCAAGATATGGAAGCGGCATTACGTGAAAACCGTTTAACACTGGAAGCCATCCGCGTAACACAATCTGACCGTGATTTATTCAAACATTTGATCAGCGAAGCCACAGACTATGTATCTGCGGACTATATGCGCCACTCAAATGAGCGTCGAATTCACCTAGATGCGGCTTTAGCTGCCCGAAACGAACTGTATAGCAACCGTAAACAACTACGCGTTGAGCAAGTTCGTAGTGTGGAAATGGCGCGTGAATTAAATGAACAAAACGAAGCATCAACGGAAATCGAAGCGGACTACCAAGCGGCAAGTGACCACTTAAATCTGGTGCAAGCGGCGTTACGTCATCAAGAAAAAATTGACCGCTACCAAGCTGATATTGAAGAGCTCACTTATCGTCTTGAAGAACAGAGCGAAGTCGTCGCAGAAGCCACAGAGAAACACGAAGAACTTGATGCCCGTGCTCAAGCGGCTGAAATTGAAGTGGATGAGCTGAAAAACCAGCTGGCAGATTACCAGCAAGCGCTTGATGTACAGCAAACTCGTGCGATTCAATATCAACAAGCACTTCATGCCTTAAACCGTGCTCGCGAACTCTGCCAGCTACCTGATCTTACCATTGAAAACATCGATGAATGGCTGGAAACCTTTGAAGCCAAAGAGCAGCAAGCCACAGAAGCCTTACTCGCATTAGAACAAAAAATGAGCGTTGCGGATGCGGCGCATAGCCAGTTTGAGCAAGCGTATCAACTGGTGAAAACCATGTTAGGTGATGTGAGCCGTGGGGATGCATACACGCAAGCGCGTTCATTACTGCGCGACTGGTCATCGCAACAACATTTAGCAGAGCGTGTTCAGCCGCTGCGTATGCAATTATCTGAACTGCAACAGCATTTAGACAGCCAGCGTAATGCAGAAAAATTACTGAGCGAATTCTGTAAACGTTATGGCCAAAGTGTTGAGCCGGATGAGCTTGATGCCTTGATGGCAGAGTTAGAAATTCTGCAAGAAGAGTTAAGTACTGGTGTTAATGAGAGCGGCGAAAAACGCATGCAAATGCGCCAAGAGTTGGAGCAAATTCGCCAGCGTATCAGCCAGCTTTCCGCTAAAGCACCTGCGTGGATTATGGCGCAAGAAGCACTGACTCAACTCAATGAACAATCAGGTGAAACTTTCGAAAATAGCACTGAAGTGACTGAATTTATGCAGCAACTTCTTGAGCAAGAAAGGGAAATTACGGTTGAACGTGATGAAGTCGCAGCGCAGCGCCGTGACCTTGATAAGCAAATCGAACGTTTAAGCCAGCCAAGTGGTGCCGAAGATGGTCGTATGCTGGCACTGGCAGAGCGCTTTAATGGCGTACTGTTATCTGAAATCTACGATGATATTACCATTGAAGATGCGGCGTATTTCTCTGCATTGTACGGCCCAGCGCGTCACGGTATTGTGGTACAAGATTTGGCTGTGGTTCGCGAGCAGCTAGAAAATTTACAAGATTGCCCTGATGATGTGTACTTTATCGAAGGGGATCCATCTTCATTTGATGACAGCGTTTTTGATGCCCAAGAGTTTGAAAATGCTGTATTAGTCCGTTCATCGGAGCGTCAATGGCGCTATTCTCGCTACCCAGAGTTACCGCTATTTGGTCGTGCTGCCCGTGAAAGTCATTTAGAGTCACTGAGTGCTGAGCGTGATGAATTGGCTGAGCGTTATGCGACCTTGTCGTTTGACGTGCAAAAAATTCAGCGTGCTCACCAAGCATTTAGCCGTTTTATCGGTCAGCATATTTCAGTGGCGTTTGAAGCGGATCCTGAAGCTGAAATTCGTACATTAAATCAAAAACGTACTGAATTAGAGCGTGGACTGAACCAATTTGAAGAACAGACCCAGCAACAACGCCAACAGTTCGCTCAAGGCAAAGAAAACCTACTGGCATTAAACCGTTTATTGCCGCAAGTGAATTTGTTGATGGATGAAACGCTGGTGGATCGCGTTGAAGAGATCCGAGAGGAGCTTTCAGAAGCTGAAGAAGCGGCACATTTCATCAATAAGCACGGTAACAATCTGGCGAAGTTAGAGCCGATTGTGACGGTATTACTCAGTGATCCTGAGCAACATGATCAACTGCGTAAAGATTATGAATTGGCGAAACATACCCAGCAAAATGCGAAGCAACAAGCCTTTGCCTTGGTGGAAGTGGCACAGCGTCGCGCGCACTTTAGCTACAGTGATTCGACGGGGATGGTCAACGAAAATGCGGACTTGAATGAAAAATTGCGCCAGCGTTTAGAGCATGCGGAAGCCGATAGAACTCGTGCCCGTGAGCTATTACGCCAGCAACAAGCACAAAGCACGCAATATCATCAAGTTTTGGCATCGCTGCGCAGTTCATTCGACACCAAGCAAGAAATGTTGAAAGAACTTGAAGCAGAAATGCAAGAAATGGGCGTGAAAGCGGACCCAGATGCACAAGAGCGTGCCAGCATTCGCCGTGATGAATTACATCAATCTGTTATGGCAAACCGTAGCCGCATCAACCAGTTAGAAAAACAACTGACGTTATGTGAAGCGGAAATGGATAACCTGCAAAAACGTCTGCGTAAGCTGGAAAAAGATTATTACCAAATCCGTGAGCAAGTCGTGATGGCGAAAGCGGGCTGGTGTGCGGTGATGCGCTTGGTGAAAGATAATGGCGTTGAGCGTCGTCTGCATCGTCGCGAATTGGCTTATACCGATGGTGATAGTTTACGTTCGATGTCGGATAAAGCGTTAGGAGCGCTGCGTTTAGCGGTGGCGGATAACGAACATCTGCGTGATGTGTTGCGCATGTCTGAAGATCCTAAACATCCTGAGCGTAAAATTCAGTTCTTTATCGCAGTGTACCAACATCTGCGTGAGCGCATTCGCCAAGATATTATTCGTACTGATGACCCAATCGATGCGATTGAACAGATGGAAATTGAGTTAGCGCGTCTGACCGAAGAGTTAACTGCCCGTGAGCAAAAACTGGCAATTAGCTCGAAGAGTGTGGCGAATATCATTCGTAAAACTATCCAGCGTGAGCAAAACCGTATTCGTATGCTGAACCAAGGCCTACAAGCGGTGGCATTTGGTCAGGTTAAAGGGGTTAGATTGAATGTGAATATTCGTGAAAGCCATGCCTTATTGTTGAGCGTGCTATCCGAAGAGAGCGAATTGCACCAAGACCTGTTTACTAGCCAACGTTTAACCTTCTCTGAAGCGATGGCGAAACTGTATCAACGCCTGAACCCACAGATGGATATGGGGCAACGCCTGCCGCAAACCATTGGTGAAGAGCTGTTAGATTACCGTAACTACTTAGAGTTAGAAGTTGAAGTTAACCGCGGCTCTGATGGTTGGTTAAAAGCAGAAAGTGGGGCGTTATCAACGGGGGAAGCGATCGGTACGGGGATGTCTATCTTAGTAATGGTCGTCCAGAGCTGGGAAGAAGAAGCCCGCCGACTGCGTGCGAAAGATATCATTCCATGTCGCTTACTGTTCTTGGATGAAGCGGCGCGTTTGGATGCGAAGTCTATCGCCACGTTATTTGAGTTATGTGACAGACTGGAAATGCAGCTTATTATCGCTGCGCCGGAAAACATTAGCCCAGAGAAAGGAACCACCTATAAACTGGTGCGTAAAGTGACTGGTAATACGGAACACGTTCACGTTGTTGGGTTAAAAGGTTTTGGTCAGGATAATCCGGCTCCACAAGCATTACCTCAATAA